A single genomic interval of Bradyrhizobium japonicum USDA 6 harbors:
- a CDS encoding ATP-binding protein — MHCFACQSAIGPGDSWCSKCGAAVRQRIDPDSERRFVTILRADVVDSTGLVAELEPEAAVLRLEPALAAMRGAVRQFGGIVSKELGDGLAAVFGAPIADDNHAPLACHAAIELVRRVGSLGDPGLQVRVGLHSGHVVAYMVASEFSKVYEIGGAAQHLAARLEAAAEANQIYVSEACQELADGHVRFEFLGRKVLRGFGEPQPVYRVMGASDLSSWRVRRARSISRFVDRTTERALLWRAAERVGGGRQTVLLMGDAGIGKSRLAHEFAQDLRASGWRLIDAECSPNLQGAPYSALKRLLLSILDQTKADDLRDALPTVQQRAVDAVLDLPISDSQWDELEPHARGRAISDASCAIVESVARRQRTILLIEDLHWIDRASDAVVATLSGLQCPDLLVLLTTRPNGMPVWIARCRPEIVAMRPLDDDSGLAMLADMLGPATTNADLKNRIISHTSNVPLFIEEVCRNLKDSGMLLGQWGDLSLARPVDELGIPSSIQGVIAARLDRVSRQERSLLQIAAALGHRANQAMLRKVAALPEDVLQDCLTALDRAELLVRIDSELEDSLEFRHEMVRQVTYDSMVEKVRDGIHASILAALEDDEAWADGPDTLCYHATRAKDWQKAFQHGRSAARKCLVRSAYADAVDYFEIAMGSLDKTPVTHAREVDAIDLRMEARLAFAGSARVAEALDLGREAERRADAINDIGRKVAAMTMRAGAQNFYGTPVEAVAIGEDVVHLAETSGNPAWRNLAQYGLGQAYFLAGRYHGAEEMLAAARAHLAAPAASAPIGTTARSLLLLCCMMNSITHTVMGELDAAGQLQRQAAAIAEETNRPYDRVAAAYSGGWLMLGRNEPAAAAAILEDGFVLAQKHGIRLFVPVLACHLGIAYLEQGLFDRARGMLAEAREEAKAVGYTSAVLRSSIYLALATFRLGDVQAAQNMLREARNTARQQGFSGLEAEALFGEAMVTPSSGEENKAAILAALRATIVIASESGALPLQHKAEAMLTEMLARGGELT; from the coding sequence ATGCATTGCTTCGCGTGTCAGTCGGCGATTGGTCCGGGCGACAGCTGGTGCTCCAAATGCGGGGCGGCGGTCCGTCAGCGCATCGACCCCGACAGCGAACGGCGGTTTGTGACGATTCTGCGCGCCGACGTCGTCGATTCCACAGGACTTGTTGCCGAGCTGGAGCCGGAGGCGGCGGTGTTGCGCCTTGAACCGGCGCTCGCGGCAATGAGAGGCGCGGTGCGCCAGTTCGGTGGCATCGTCAGCAAGGAGTTGGGCGACGGGTTGGCCGCCGTATTCGGCGCCCCGATTGCCGACGACAACCACGCGCCGCTGGCCTGCCACGCGGCCATTGAGCTGGTCCGGCGTGTCGGCAGCCTGGGCGATCCCGGACTTCAGGTCCGGGTTGGCCTCCACTCGGGCCATGTCGTGGCCTACATGGTCGCGAGCGAATTCTCCAAGGTCTACGAGATCGGCGGAGCAGCCCAGCATCTGGCCGCGCGGCTTGAGGCAGCAGCGGAGGCGAACCAGATCTACGTCTCCGAGGCCTGCCAGGAGCTTGCCGACGGGCACGTCCGCTTTGAATTCCTCGGCCGCAAGGTGCTCCGCGGCTTTGGTGAACCCCAGCCCGTGTACCGGGTCATGGGTGCGAGCGATCTTTCGAGCTGGCGGGTCCGGCGAGCGCGCAGTATTTCCCGTTTCGTCGATCGCACGACGGAGCGGGCCTTGCTGTGGCGCGCTGCGGAAAGGGTCGGCGGCGGCCGGCAGACGGTTCTGCTGATGGGCGACGCCGGCATTGGCAAGTCGCGGCTTGCGCATGAGTTCGCGCAGGACCTCCGCGCCAGTGGCTGGCGGCTGATCGATGCCGAGTGCAGCCCCAATCTCCAGGGTGCGCCGTACAGCGCCCTCAAGCGTCTGCTGCTGTCGATCCTTGATCAGACCAAGGCGGACGATCTCAGGGACGCGTTGCCAACAGTACAGCAGCGAGCGGTCGACGCGGTCCTCGACCTGCCGATTTCCGATTCGCAATGGGACGAGCTGGAGCCTCACGCGCGTGGTCGCGCGATTTCAGATGCAAGCTGTGCGATCGTCGAGAGCGTCGCCCGTCGCCAGCGCACGATTCTTCTGATCGAGGACCTGCACTGGATCGACCGGGCCAGCGATGCCGTTGTGGCCACCCTCTCCGGGCTGCAATGCCCCGATTTGCTTGTGCTGCTGACGACGCGGCCCAATGGAATGCCGGTGTGGATCGCGCGCTGTCGCCCGGAAATCGTGGCGATGCGGCCTCTCGACGACGATTCGGGCCTGGCCATGCTCGCGGACATGCTTGGCCCCGCCACGACCAACGCAGATCTGAAGAACCGGATCATTTCTCATACGTCCAACGTTCCGCTGTTCATCGAGGAAGTCTGCCGCAATCTGAAGGACAGCGGCATGCTTCTTGGTCAGTGGGGTGATCTTTCCCTCGCGCGTCCTGTTGATGAGCTGGGAATCCCCAGCAGCATCCAGGGCGTCATCGCGGCGCGCCTTGATCGCGTGTCACGACAAGAACGGTCACTCCTCCAGATCGCCGCGGCGCTTGGACATCGCGCAAACCAGGCCATGCTGCGGAAGGTGGCGGCCTTGCCGGAAGACGTCCTGCAGGATTGCCTTACCGCGCTCGATCGCGCCGAACTGCTCGTCAGGATCGACAGTGAATTGGAGGACTCGCTCGAGTTTCGGCATGAGATGGTTCGGCAGGTGACCTACGATTCGATGGTCGAAAAGGTGCGGGACGGCATCCATGCCAGCATACTCGCAGCCCTTGAGGACGACGAGGCATGGGCCGATGGTCCGGACACGCTCTGCTATCACGCGACGAGGGCAAAGGATTGGCAGAAGGCGTTTCAACACGGCAGGAGCGCCGCTCGAAAATGTCTGGTTCGCTCGGCCTATGCCGACGCGGTCGACTATTTCGAGATCGCGATGGGATCTCTCGACAAGACACCAGTGACGCACGCGCGAGAGGTGGACGCCATCGATCTCCGGATGGAGGCGCGTTTGGCCTTTGCCGGATCGGCGCGTGTCGCCGAAGCCCTGGATTTGGGAAGGGAAGCAGAACGCCGAGCCGATGCGATCAACGACATTGGGCGCAAGGTCGCGGCCATGACGATGAGAGCGGGGGCGCAGAATTTCTATGGAACGCCCGTCGAAGCCGTCGCGATCGGCGAAGACGTCGTGCATCTGGCGGAGACCTCGGGCAATCCCGCCTGGCGCAATCTCGCGCAGTATGGCCTCGGGCAGGCCTACTTTCTTGCCGGCCGCTACCATGGTGCAGAGGAAATGCTGGCCGCCGCCCGCGCCCATCTCGCCGCGCCCGCTGCGAGTGCCCCGATCGGCACGACTGCACGATCTTTGCTCCTGCTGTGCTGCATGATGAACAGCATCACCCATACCGTCATGGGCGAGCTCGACGCCGCCGGCCAGCTCCAGCGACAGGCCGCCGCGATCGCGGAAGAGACCAACCGTCCCTACGACCGCGTTGCCGCCGCCTATAGCGGCGGCTGGCTGATGCTCGGGCGCAACGAGCCGGCCGCGGCCGCTGCCATTCTCGAAGACGGGTTCGTGCTGGCGCAGAAGCACGGCATCCGGCTGTTCGTGCCGGTGCTCGCCTGTCACCTCGGCATCGCCTATCTGGAGCAGGGGCTGTTCGACCGCGCGCGCGGCATGCTGGCCGAGGCGCGCGAGGAGGCGAAGGCGGTCGGCTATACCTCGGCGGTGCTGCGCAGCTCGATCTACCTTGCGCTCGCAACCTTCCGCCTCGGCGACGTCCAGGCCGCGCAGAACATGCTGCGCGAGGCGCGCAACACCGCCCGCCAGCAGGGGTTTTCCGGCCTCGAGGCCGAGGCCCTGTTCGGCGAGGCCATGGTGACGCCATCCTCCGGCGAGGAGAACAAGGCAGCCATCCTCGCCGCCCTGCGCGCGACCATCGTGATCGCCTCCGAGAGCGGCGCGCTGCCGCTCCAGCACAAGGCCGAGGCGATGCTGACCGAGATGCTCGCCCGGGGCGGCGAGCTGACCTGA
- a CDS encoding thermonuclease family protein, whose translation MPVGLLEIVGTIDVGQFWPEGRSDADTTKVMVNVAPDAIRFRKNDSVPFQPTHVFEDAKVKGRTATAPIKNGKLTIRLQGIDAPELHYQPSPLSAAEKKGLSDAKRQAYHEVTHPYRQFLGATTSKALHDFLSSAGGPTLACRVFTHVDAPNEVFDTYGRLVGDIEVTVAGKTIDINHWLVEQGFAYPTFYSSMNDDEIKAFLALAKPARAQKLPVWKHLAKTIPAFDFDLREPRKNETDVLATDKGPVILPKLYRRYTNWSARKKAKVTSQTFQKFLGEGSGGKPDTCYEIDDFLTNGVHSATPRNFADFVEGGKTIKFQPEGLVFGEAPSSLVGADGKPITAF comes from the coding sequence ATGCCCGTTGGACTGCTGGAGATCGTAGGCACCATCGATGTCGGCCAGTTCTGGCCGGAAGGCCGGTCGGACGCCGACACCACCAAGGTGATGGTGAATGTCGCCCCTGACGCGATCCGCTTCCGCAAGAACGACTCGGTGCCGTTCCAGCCGACCCATGTCTTCGAGGACGCCAAGGTCAAGGGCCGGACCGCGACGGCGCCGATCAAGAACGGCAAGCTCACCATTCGCCTTCAGGGCATCGACGCGCCGGAGCTGCATTATCAGCCCTCGCCGCTCTCGGCCGCCGAGAAGAAGGGCCTGAGCGACGCCAAGCGGCAGGCCTATCACGAGGTCACACACCCATACCGGCAGTTTCTTGGCGCGACGACAAGCAAGGCGCTGCATGACTTCCTCAGCAGCGCCGGCGGGCCGACCCTCGCCTGCCGCGTGTTCACCCATGTCGATGCGCCGAACGAGGTGTTCGACACCTATGGCCGGCTGGTCGGCGACATCGAGGTCACGGTCGCCGGCAAGACCATCGACATCAACCACTGGCTGGTCGAGCAGGGCTTTGCCTATCCAACCTTCTACTCTTCGATGAACGACGACGAGATCAAGGCCTTCCTCGCGCTCGCGAAGCCCGCACGCGCGCAGAAGCTGCCGGTCTGGAAGCATCTCGCCAAGACGATTCCCGCCTTCGACTTCGACCTGCGCGAACCCAGGAAGAACGAGACCGACGTGCTCGCGACCGACAAGGGCCCGGTGATCCTGCCAAAACTCTATCGCCGCTACACCAACTGGTCGGCGCGCAAGAAGGCGAAGGTGACGAGCCAGACCTTCCAGAAATTCTTGGGCGAAGGCTCCGGCGGCAAGCCCGACACCTGCTACGAGATCGACGACTTCCTGACCAACGGCGTGCACTCGGCCACGCCGCGCAATTTCGCCGACTTCGTCGAGGGCGGCAAGACGATCAAGTTTCAGCCGGAAGGGCTGGTGTTCGGCGAAGCGCCGTCGAGCCTCGTGGGGGCGGACGGCAAGCCGATCACGGCGTTCTGA
- a CDS encoding tyrosinase family protein encodes MLVRQNVWELGGDWADPILWYARAVGALRPKPLNDRTSWRFWAGMHGYHQGLWEFYGYKAAGEQVPAQADFDEFWQQCQHGSWYFLPWHRGYLIGFEKLVRSTVVTLGGPPDWTLPYWNYFKPGQDGLPPAFGSPDWPDGTGNNPLFIEQRWGPGDPSQPGKVFVPLDAVNLDAMDVHEFTGVASGGDRGFGGIDTGFEHGGTKHGDIESQPHDQVHGLVGGEKMFPEASPRPLPGLMSSPVTAGLDPIFWLHHANIDRLWQSWRQSDSRNTDPEEASWKKGPASLGQHKFVVPLPDGSPWEYTPEQMSDFAGVGYTYSDFSPAGAPLGAVAGRTATPPGAVAMARSTGAAVEVLGANAQSLPVAGKGAETSVQLDARTHSKVAARLAAGPAPGARAEQVFLNLENVRGYSDATVLQVYLQFAGKDGAPSFERQVGSIGLFGVTKATESDTGHAGDGLSYALNITKPYSEFAGSGNADPAKVGVRLQAVAPVQQSADVSVGRISIVRQGD; translated from the coding sequence ATGCTGGTTCGACAGAACGTGTGGGAGCTTGGCGGCGACTGGGCAGATCCGATTCTCTGGTACGCGCGCGCGGTTGGCGCGCTGAGACCGAAGCCGCTCAACGATCGGACCAGCTGGCGCTTCTGGGCCGGCATGCACGGCTATCATCAGGGCCTGTGGGAGTTCTACGGCTACAAGGCGGCCGGCGAGCAGGTTCCTGCCCAGGCCGACTTCGACGAGTTCTGGCAACAATGTCAGCACGGCAGCTGGTATTTTCTGCCGTGGCACCGCGGCTATCTGATCGGGTTTGAGAAGCTCGTTCGCTCGACCGTCGTGACGCTCGGTGGGCCGCCTGACTGGACCTTGCCTTACTGGAACTACTTCAAACCCGGTCAGGATGGCTTGCCGCCGGCATTCGGCAGCCCGGACTGGCCGGACGGCACAGGCAACAATCCCCTCTTCATCGAACAGCGGTGGGGACCCGGCGATCCCTCGCAGCCCGGCAAGGTCTTCGTCCCGCTCGATGCCGTGAACCTGGATGCGATGGACGTTCACGAGTTCACCGGCGTGGCAAGTGGCGGCGACCGCGGCTTCGGTGGCATCGACACCGGCTTCGAGCACGGCGGTACCAAGCATGGCGACATCGAAAGTCAACCGCACGATCAGGTTCACGGCCTTGTCGGCGGCGAGAAGATGTTCCCGGAAGCGAGCCCAAGGCCATTGCCGGGGCTGATGTCATCACCGGTGACGGCCGGTCTGGATCCCATCTTCTGGCTGCACCACGCGAATATCGATCGGCTGTGGCAAAGCTGGAGGCAGAGCGATTCCCGAAACACGGATCCGGAAGAAGCCAGTTGGAAGAAGGGACCTGCCAGCCTCGGCCAGCACAAATTTGTCGTTCCTCTCCCCGACGGCTCGCCGTGGGAGTACACGCCGGAACAGATGTCGGACTTTGCCGGGGTGGGCTATACTTACAGCGATTTCTCGCCGGCAGGCGCGCCATTGGGGGCCGTTGCCGGCAGGACGGCGACACCACCCGGAGCGGTCGCGATGGCGAGATCGACTGGAGCAGCAGTTGAGGTGCTTGGCGCCAATGCCCAATCGCTTCCCGTCGCAGGGAAAGGTGCCGAGACCTCCGTGCAACTCGACGCGCGTACGCATTCAAAAGTTGCCGCCAGGCTGGCTGCCGGCCCCGCGCCCGGGGCACGCGCGGAGCAGGTGTTTCTCAATCTGGAGAATGTGCGCGGATATTCCGACGCTACCGTGTTGCAGGTCTATCTGCAGTTTGCGGGGAAGGACGGCGCGCCGTCCTTCGAGCGGCAGGTCGGGAGCATCGGGCTGTTCGGCGTCACCAAGGCGACGGAGAGCGATACCGGGCACGCGGGAGACGGCTTGTCGTACGCGCTGAACATTACCAAGCCCTATTCGGAGTTCGCCGGTTCGGGCAATGCCGATCCCGCAAAGGTCGGCGTTCGCCTCCAGGCCGTCGCGCCGGTGCAGCAGTCGGCCGACGTGAGTGTCGGCCGCATCAGCATCGTCCGACAGGGCGATTGA
- a CDS encoding DUF2182 domain-containing protein — MTPAAYERLQIRIPLTVAAAAAWVAVVTLSDQRRLVAFCSSDVWPALSLDQLALAMTFYSPARLAGEWMLMVAAMMTPMLAGAVGHVRARSLPRRRMRSMALFMIGYCAIWAACGIPIVLVVLALQLMQSSSIVTIALAGSLVLVWQFSPGKQICLNHCHDQPPLAAYGIRADLAALGYGVAQGIWCCGACWALMLVPLATQGGHLPAMAVTSAFLIAERLDKPRRPAWEVRWPSTAARLLWFRLVRFRLIRFRLGLWRRSESAGVKAT; from the coding sequence ATGACGCCCGCGGCCTACGAGCGTCTGCAAATCCGTATTCCGCTCACCGTCGCGGCTGCCGCCGCGTGGGTGGCCGTCGTGACGTTGTCGGACCAGCGCAGGCTCGTCGCCTTCTGCAGCAGCGATGTCTGGCCGGCACTGTCGCTCGACCAGCTCGCCCTTGCCATGACGTTCTATTCGCCGGCAAGACTCGCCGGCGAATGGATGCTGATGGTCGCGGCGATGATGACGCCGATGCTCGCGGGCGCTGTCGGGCACGTTCGTGCGCGAAGCCTGCCGCGTCGACGCATGCGGTCGATGGCGCTCTTCATGATCGGATATTGCGCCATCTGGGCTGCCTGTGGGATTCCCATCGTCCTGGTCGTGCTGGCGCTGCAACTGATGCAATCATCATCGATCGTCACGATCGCATTGGCGGGATCGCTCGTCCTGGTCTGGCAATTCTCCCCCGGGAAGCAGATCTGCCTGAACCACTGCCACGACCAGCCGCCGCTGGCGGCTTATGGGATCAGGGCCGACCTGGCTGCTCTCGGATATGGCGTCGCCCAGGGTATCTGGTGTTGCGGCGCCTGCTGGGCGCTGATGCTCGTTCCATTGGCGACGCAAGGCGGGCATTTGCCGGCGATGGCCGTGACCAGTGCATTCCTGATCGCCGAGCGCCTGGACAAGCCGCGGCGCCCGGCCTGGGAGGTGCGATGGCCATCGACCGCTGCCAGGCTGCTATGGTTCAGGCTTGTACGGTTCAGGCTTATACGGTTCAGGCTTGGCCTTTGGCGACGCTCGGAGAGCGCCGGAGTGAAAGCAACCTGA
- a CDS encoding VirK family protein codes for MSNDLRSCAAALAIVASFWTHPAIADDPGNADYAALNKAIVDGKEFRMLVDLSACQVHGTGAAGPLVKASMRFDGYMIQPDGTIAFATTHFTVRPDKAVKEFLSFRGHPNGRIEARTMILDAVNDAVLKDTAFDCEIGKGATFHW; via the coding sequence TTGTCGAATGATCTGCGCAGCTGCGCCGCCGCTCTGGCGATCGTGGCGAGCTTCTGGACGCACCCCGCGATCGCGGACGACCCCGGAAACGCCGACTATGCGGCGCTGAACAAGGCGATCGTCGATGGCAAGGAATTTCGCATGCTCGTCGACCTTTCAGCCTGTCAAGTTCACGGCACGGGCGCGGCGGGACCTCTGGTCAAGGCGAGCATGCGATTTGACGGATACATGATCCAGCCTGACGGGACGATCGCTTTTGCAACGACCCATTTCACGGTGAGACCGGACAAGGCGGTCAAGGAATTCCTGTCGTTCAGGGGGCACCCAAACGGCAGGATCGAGGCGCGCACGATGATCCTGGACGCCGTCAATGACGCCGTTCTCAAGGATACGGCATTCGATTGCGAGATTGGAAAAGGCGCGACATTCCACTGGTGA
- a CDS encoding chorismate mutase, which yields MTDDDQEFASDLARLRRSIDNLDAAMVHLLAERFRCTDAIGELKARHGLESRDPRREAAQLKRLRMLAAQSGLDPDFTRKLHALVVREVITNHEAVKFESGAG from the coding sequence ATGACGGATGATGACCAGGAGTTTGCCAGCGATCTCGCCAGGCTGCGCCGCAGCATCGACAATCTGGATGCGGCGATGGTGCACCTGCTCGCAGAACGCTTTCGCTGTACCGATGCGATCGGGGAGCTCAAGGCCAGACATGGACTGGAGTCCCGGGATCCCAGGCGTGAAGCGGCGCAATTGAAGCGGCTTCGCATGCTCGCCGCACAGAGCGGGCTCGATCCGGATTTCACCCGGAAGCTGCATGCCCTGGTCGTTCGAGAAGTCATCACCAATCATGAGGCGGTGAAGTTCGAGTCGGGAGCCGGCTAG
- the ureG gene encoding urease accessory protein UreG, whose amino-acid sequence MKTIERESRSLRRPGIAATNGPLRVGIGGPVGSGTALVEALCKHLRDFYEIYVITNDIYTKEDQLILTRAQALAAERIMGVETGGCPHTAIREDASMNLAAIHDMNLKFPDAELCFVESGGDNLAATFSPELADLTVYVIDVAAGEKIPRKGGPGIMRSDLLVINKIDLAPMVGANLEIMEADARRMRGARPFIFSNLKSGQGVDEIAGFILQKGGLSAAALPGGADR is encoded by the coding sequence ATGAAGACGATTGAACGCGAGAGCAGGTCTCTCCGCAGACCCGGCATTGCGGCGACCAACGGGCCGTTGCGCGTCGGCATCGGCGGTCCCGTCGGTTCCGGGACGGCGCTGGTGGAGGCGCTGTGCAAGCACCTGCGCGACTTCTACGAGATCTACGTCATCACCAACGACATCTACACCAAGGAGGATCAGCTCATTCTGACCCGCGCGCAGGCATTGGCGGCAGAGCGCATCATGGGGGTGGAGACGGGTGGCTGTCCGCATACGGCCATACGGGAGGACGCCTCGATGAACCTGGCCGCGATCCACGACATGAACCTGAAGTTTCCGGACGCGGAGCTTTGCTTCGTCGAGTCGGGCGGCGACAACCTCGCCGCCACCTTCAGCCCGGAGCTTGCGGACCTGACCGTCTACGTGATCGACGTCGCCGCAGGAGAGAAGATCCCGCGCAAGGGAGGGCCGGGGATCATGCGATCCGATCTGCTGGTGATCAACAAGATCGATCTGGCTCCCATGGTGGGCGCGAACCTGGAGATCATGGAAGCGGACGCGCGGCGGATGCGAGGCGCGCGACCGTTCATCTTCTCCAATCTGAAGAGTGGCCAGGGTGTCGATGAGATCGCGGGTTTCATTCTGCAGAAGGGCGGATTGTCCGCCGCGGCGCTGCCCGGAGGTGCCGATCGATGA